The proteins below come from a single Cylindrospermopsis raciborskii Cr2010 genomic window:
- a CDS encoding response regulator codes for MKRRILVVDNEQYIQEVAKICLETVAGWEVLTASSGKEGILQAENHQPDAILLDVMMPDMDGLSAFKKLQANPATQTIPVILLTAKIQAADRRRYSQLGIKSAIAKPFNPLELAHQVAAELDWNLECNKTK; via the coding sequence ATGAAAAGGCGCATCTTAGTGGTTGATAATGAGCAGTATATTCAAGAAGTGGCTAAGATTTGTTTAGAAACCGTTGCAGGTTGGGAGGTGCTAACAGCTAGTTCGGGTAAGGAGGGAATCTTGCAAGCTGAGAATCATCAACCAGATGCAATTCTATTAGATGTGATGATGCCTGATATGGACGGATTATCTGCTTTTAAAAAATTACAAGCCAATCCAGCAACCCAAACAATTCCGGTCATTTTGTTAACCGCAAAAATCCAAGCTGCTGATCGTCGTCGTTATTCCCAGTTAGGTATTAAAAGTGCGATCGCTAAACCCTTTAATCCTTTAGAATTAGCTCACCAAGTTGCAGCGGAGTTAGACTGGAATTTGGAATGTAACAAGACGAAATGA
- a CDS encoding response regulator, with translation MKILVVEDDELIAYTLTNFLTEQNYAVELANDGKTAWDLVETYEYDLILLDIVLPKLDGISLCKKIRSSGRRVPILLLTGRDSSHDKAIGLDAGADDYVVKPCDEEELVARVRALLRRGGVNSQPVLEWRGLRLDPSSCEVTYQQDQLSLTPKEYALLELLMRNNRRVFSCGMILDHLWSYEDTPGEDAVRTHIKGLRMKLKAVGAPHDLVETVYGIGYRLKPQENDHNHHEELKESRSNHELNHQSKNERTIEKLEEIWQRFRGRIEEQISLIETAAQNIARTQGTFNLELLIRATREAHTLAGSLGTFGLPYASELAKKIENFFQSSANLTVAEMINLQPKLQSWVKSLRREIDKKNQQITAPDNSQKQPELFPERNIDNEITPTVNKTKILVVDDDLKTLDLLQLLLTPWGLEIITLNHPGKFWETWEKIQPDMLILDIEMPSMSGIELCKMIRNHDQGREVPILFLTVHSDAEIVNQVFSVGADDFVNKPIIVSELVNRILNRLERVRLLKIMECNRYEKTNQINENNKFIVETYHNLVEVYPEAILIVSQDDLVFVNSAAVRLLRVNSVEELLGKKFLEFVHPQHREEIEENLKSLKTSQTLIPLHEVKFLQADGKIIYVEMVGAFLNYQNQPAAQIVARDITRRKQTELALHKTKDELELRVNERTAELINVNRQLQSQLDEQKRTQDALRISENRFEAILSIADDAIISIDSNQQITLFNQGAEKIFGYSAGEVLGQKLDLLLPTRFAQEHRNHVYKFGKSSAHARRMGERQEIFGCRKDGSEFPAEASISKLDLDQESVYTVILRDITERKQVEKMKDEFVSVVSHELRTPLTSIHGSLGMLTSGLLSSTSEQGKRLLQIATDSTKRLVRLINDILDIERIESGKVKMERENCDLRDLINSAINIMQPLADKAGVTLSIHNSNGSSIQLWADPDRIIQTLTNLFSNAIKFSEPGSTVYLMTELQKDQVLVTVQDTGRGIPEDKLESIFERFQQVDSSDSRNHDGTGLGLAICKSIVQQHGGKIWVKSILDEGSSFYFTLPILTVYDRANLQGLVTDQSDYETSLITDANSPLVLVCDDDPITRQELENLLLQGGYRVLTVASGDQAIAQAVIQHPDVILLDLVMPGMNGWETMAGLKKCSDTKDIPIVICSVYKSSQNNSNYQQDSNSEGVKFADWLSKPVEETDLFNSLRKVVFEPSRKLKILIIEDDHDLADLLATLFGRHDIETFIAKTGREAIHLSQKVNPDLLILDLILPEADGFTVVDWLKQHDQLFSVPVVVYSAKDLDDSERHRLKLGHTEFFTKGRVTTQEFEQRVMDLLQRITTKQ, from the coding sequence ATGAAGATTTTAGTAGTTGAGGATGATGAACTAATTGCATATACCCTGACTAATTTTCTCACAGAACAGAATTATGCTGTAGAATTAGCAAATGATGGTAAGACTGCTTGGGATTTAGTAGAAACTTATGAGTATGACCTGATACTACTAGACATTGTTTTACCAAAACTCGATGGAATTAGCTTATGTAAAAAAATTCGTTCTAGTGGTCGGCGAGTGCCAATTTTATTATTGACAGGGCGTGATAGTTCTCACGATAAAGCTATTGGTTTAGATGCTGGTGCGGATGATTATGTAGTCAAACCCTGTGATGAAGAAGAATTGGTAGCTCGTGTAAGAGCATTATTAAGACGTGGCGGTGTTAATTCCCAGCCTGTATTAGAGTGGAGAGGTTTGCGATTAGACCCTAGTAGTTGTGAAGTTACATATCAACAAGACCAACTTTCACTCACCCCAAAAGAATATGCTCTACTAGAACTTCTGATGCGAAATAATCGTCGAGTATTTAGCTGTGGAATGATTTTAGATCATCTTTGGTCTTATGAAGACACACCGGGGGAAGACGCTGTGCGGACTCATATTAAGGGTTTAAGAATGAAGTTAAAAGCAGTGGGCGCACCTCATGATTTAGTAGAAACAGTTTATGGTATTGGATATCGTCTAAAGCCACAAGAAAATGACCATAATCACCATGAGGAACTAAAAGAAAGTAGATCCAACCATGAATTAAATCATCAATCAAAAAATGAGCGGACAATTGAGAAACTTGAAGAAATTTGGCAACGATTTCGCGGTAGGATAGAAGAGCAAATTTCCCTTATAGAAACAGCTGCACAAAATATTGCCCGTACCCAAGGAACTTTTAATTTAGAGCTATTAATACGAGCAACTAGAGAAGCACACACTTTAGCGGGTTCTCTGGGTACATTTGGCTTACCTTATGCTTCAGAATTGGCAAAAAAAATTGAGAATTTCTTCCAATCTTCTGCTAATTTAACAGTAGCAGAAATGATTAATCTACAACCTAAATTACAAAGTTGGGTCAAATCACTAAGGCGAGAAATTGATAAGAAAAATCAGCAAATTACCGCTCCTGATAATAGTCAAAAACAACCGGAATTATTCCCTGAAAGAAACATCGATAATGAAATCACACCAACAGTGAACAAAACTAAAATATTAGTGGTAGATGATGATTTAAAAACTTTAGATTTATTACAGTTACTGTTGACTCCTTGGGGACTAGAAATAATTACCCTTAATCATCCTGGAAAGTTTTGGGAAACTTGGGAAAAAATTCAGCCTGACATGTTAATATTAGACATTGAAATGCCTAGTATGAGCGGTATTGAATTATGTAAAATGATTCGCAATCATGATCAAGGTAGGGAAGTACCGATTTTGTTTTTGACAGTTCATAGCGATGCAGAAATTGTCAATCAGGTATTTAGTGTAGGAGCTGATGATTTTGTTAATAAACCAATTATTGTGTCCGAGCTAGTCAATCGTATTCTGAATCGCTTGGAAAGAGTGAGATTGCTGAAAATTATGGAGTGTAATCGATATGAAAAGACCAATCAAATTAACGAGAATAACAAATTTATTGTTGAAACCTATCATAACTTAGTAGAAGTTTATCCAGAGGCAATTCTCATTGTTAGTCAAGATGACTTAGTTTTCGTTAACAGTGCTGCAGTGAGACTACTGCGAGTTAATTCAGTAGAGGAACTATTAGGTAAGAAATTTCTAGAATTTGTCCATCCACAACACAGGGAAGAAATTGAAGAAAATCTCAAATCTCTGAAAACAAGTCAAACATTGATTCCCTTGCATGAAGTTAAATTTTTACAAGCGGATGGGAAAATAATTTACGTAGAAATGGTTGGTGCATTTCTCAACTACCAAAATCAACCAGCAGCACAAATTGTCGCCCGTGATATTACCAGACGTAAGCAGACAGAATTAGCATTGCACAAAACTAAAGATGAACTAGAACTGAGGGTTAATGAACGTACAGCTGAGTTAATTAATGTCAATCGCCAATTGCAATCACAACTGGATGAACAAAAACGTACTCAAGACGCTTTGAGGATTTCAGAAAATCGGTTTGAAGCCATTTTAAGTATTGCCGATGATGCAATTATTTCCATTGATAGTAATCAACAGATTACCTTATTTAATCAAGGTGCAGAAAAAATTTTTGGTTATTCTGCTGGGGAAGTTTTAGGACAAAAACTAGATTTATTATTACCCACACGCTTTGCTCAGGAACATCGTAATCACGTATATAAATTTGGCAAATCTTCTGCTCATGCTCGCAGAATGGGAGAAAGACAAGAAATATTTGGTTGTCGTAAAGATGGGTCAGAATTTCCTGCAGAAGCTTCAATTTCTAAATTAGATCTTGATCAAGAATCTGTGTACACCGTCATCTTGCGAGATATAACTGAGCGCAAGCAAGTGGAAAAAATGAAGGATGAATTTGTCTCTGTTGTTAGTCATGAGTTGCGGACTCCTTTGACATCCATTCATGGTTCTTTAGGAATGTTGACCAGTGGGTTACTCTCTAGTACTTCAGAACAAGGTAAACGTTTGCTGCAAATTGCCACCGATAGTACGAAGCGATTAGTTAGATTAATTAATGATATTCTGGATATTGAACGCATTGAGTCGGGTAAGGTCAAAATGGAACGGGAAAATTGTGATTTGCGAGATTTGATCAACTCAGCTATCAATATCATGCAACCTTTAGCGGATAAAGCAGGTGTGACTTTATCTATTCATAACTCTAATGGTTCATCTATTCAATTATGGGCAGATCCAGATCGGATAATTCAAACTTTAACTAATTTATTCAGTAATGCCATTAAGTTTTCAGAACCAGGATCCACGGTTTATTTGATGACCGAATTACAAAAAGACCAGGTGTTGGTAACTGTGCAAGATACTGGAAGAGGTATACCAGAAGATAAATTAGAGAGTATTTTTGAGCGGTTTCAACAGGTGGACTCTTCTGATTCTCGCAATCATGATGGTACTGGCTTGGGTCTGGCAATTTGTAAGAGTATTGTTCAGCAACATGGTGGCAAGATTTGGGTCAAAAGTATCTTGGACGAAGGTAGCAGTTTTTATTTTACTTTGCCAATTTTAACTGTTTATGATAGAGCTAATTTACAGGGGTTGGTCACCGATCAATCAGACTATGAAACATCCCTAATTACTGATGCTAATTCTCCTTTAGTGTTGGTTTGTGATGATGATCCAATCACTCGCCAGGAATTAGAAAATCTCCTACTACAAGGGGGATATCGGGTACTTACAGTAGCTAGTGGTGACCAGGCGATCGCTCAAGCAGTTATTCAACATCCAGATGTGATTTTACTAGATTTAGTTATGCCAGGAATGAATGGTTGGGAAACCATGGCTGGATTGAAAAAGTGTTCGGACACTAAAGATATACCAATTGTCATTTGTAGTGTTTATAAATCGAGTCAAAATAATTCCAACTATCAACAAGATAGTAATTCAGAAGGTGTCAAGTTTGCTGATTGGTTAAGTAAACCAGTGGAAGAAACTGACCTGTTCAACTCTTTAAGGAAAGTTGTATTTGAACCCTCAAGAAAGCTGAAGATATTAATTATTGAAGATGATCATGACCTCGCAGATCTTTTGGCAACCTTGTTCGGTAGACATGACATTGAAACCTTCATTGCCAAAACTGGTAGGGAAGCAATTCATCTGAGTCAAAAGGTTAATCCTGACCTACTAATTCTGGATTTGATCCTCCCGGAAGCTGATGGTTTTACGGTTGTTGATTGGTTGAAACAACATGATCAACTGTTTAGTGTCCCCGTGGTTGTCTATTCTGCAAAAGACCTGGACGATTCAGAACGTCATCGGTTAAAATTGGGACATACGGAGTTTTTTACCAAGGGGAGGGTCACCACTCAGGAGTTTGAGCAAAGAGTTATGGACCTGTTACAGAGAATTACAACTAAGCAATAA
- a CDS encoding universal stress protein, with translation MLSKILVGLDLSSIGEEVFQQALNLAKLTSAELMLIHVLSPEEDGIPDTMMFSQIDYYPAWTDESMGIYLKKLEAYKEEGLEMLQGFCARANTENIKTEFSQNVGNPGKVICQVAGAWGADLIIIGRRGVSKITEFFMGSVSNYVLHHAPCSVHIVHHPDKKS, from the coding sequence ATGCTTAGTAAAATTTTGGTGGGGTTAGACCTTTCTAGCATAGGTGAGGAAGTATTTCAACAAGCACTCAACTTAGCAAAATTGACATCGGCTGAGTTAATGCTAATACATGTCCTATCACCAGAGGAAGATGGCATTCCGGATACCATGATGTTTTCTCAGATTGATTACTATCCAGCTTGGACTGATGAAAGCATGGGAATTTATTTGAAGAAATTGGAAGCCTATAAAGAAGAAGGTTTGGAAATGTTGCAAGGTTTTTGTGCGCGGGCAAATACAGAAAACATTAAAACCGAGTTTTCCCAGAATGTGGGAAATCCAGGTAAGGTGATTTGTCAAGTCGCTGGGGCGTGGGGTGCGGATTTAATCATCATTGGGAGACGAGGAGTTTCTAAAATCACTGAGTTTTTTATGGGTAGTGTAAGTAATTATGTGTTGCACCATGCACCCTGTTCTGTACATATTGTCCACCATCCTGATAAGAAATCATGA
- a CDS encoding Uma2 family endonuclease gives MIANRNTYTTPEAYLKLEEHSQVKHEYINGNIYAMAGALDVHVTIALNLASILRNHLRGSGCRVYITDMKARIESLNRFYYPDIMVTCDSRDQETAAYKRFPCLIIEVLSDSTELFDRGDKFADYQTLPTLQEYILISPKKPRVECFRRNDQGLWTLQYYTGEETSFFFPTIQFQAKMTELYEDVNFQ, from the coding sequence ATGATTGCTAATCGTAACACTTATACTACTCCAGAAGCATATCTAAAACTAGAAGAACATAGTCAGGTTAAACATGAGTATATTAATGGAAACATTTACGCCATGGCGGGTGCCCTAGATGTTCATGTTACCATTGCTCTTAATCTTGCATCTATTCTTCGAAATCATCTTAGGGGTTCTGGTTGTCGAGTATATATTACGGATATGAAAGCTAGAATCGAATCGTTAAACAGATTTTACTATCCTGATATTATGGTGACTTGCGATTCTCGTGACCAAGAAACAGCAGCTTATAAAAGATTCCCATGTTTAATTATTGAAGTTTTATCTGACTCTACGGAATTATTTGATAGAGGTGACAAATTTGCCGACTATCAAACTTTACCCACTTTACAAGAATACATTTTAATTAGTCCTAAAAAACCGCGAGTTGAGTGTTTCCGCAGGAATGATCAAGGACTTTGGACTTTACAATACTATACAGGTGAAGAAACATCATTTTTCTTCCCTACTATTCAATTCCAGGCAAAAATGACTGAACTTTATGAAGATGTCAACTTTCAGTAA
- a CDS encoding Uma2 family endonuclease, with protein MIANRNTYITPEAYLKLEENSQVKHEYINGNIYVMAGALDVHVTIAGNIFILLRNHLRGSGCRVYITDMKARIESLNRFYYPDIMVTCDSRDQETAAYKRFPCLIIEVLSDSTELFDRGDKFADYQTLPTLQEYILISPKKPRVECFRRNDQGLWTLQYYTGEETSFFFPTIQFQAKMTELYEDVNFH; from the coding sequence ATGATTGCTAATCGTAACACTTATATTACTCCAGAAGCATATCTAAAACTAGAAGAAAATAGTCAGGTTAAACATGAGTATATTAATGGAAATATTTACGTTATGGCCGGTGCCCTGGATGTTCATGTAACCATAGCTGGAAATATATTCATTCTGCTGCGTAATCATCTTAGGGGTTCTGGTTGTCGAGTATATATTACGGATATGAAAGCTAGAATCGAATCGTTAAACAGATTTTACTATCCTGATATTATGGTGACTTGCGATTCTCGTGACCAAGAAACAGCAGCTTATAAAAGATTCCCATGTTTAATTATTGAAGTTTTATCTGACTCTACGGAATTATTTGATAGAGGTGACAAATTTGCCGACTATCAAACTTTACCCACTTTACAAGAATACATTTTAATTAGTCCTAAAAAACCGCGAGTTGAGTGTTTCCGCAGGAATGATCAAGGACTTTGGACTTTACAATACTATACAGGTGAAGAAACATCATTTTTCTTCCCTACTATTCAATTCCAGGCAAAAATGACTGAACTTTATGAAGATGTCAACTTTCATTAA
- the hoxU gene encoding bidirectional hydrogenase complex protein HoxU — translation MTVKTLTIDGQMVSAHEHNTLLEAAQESGIHIPTLCHLDGVGDVGACRLCLVEIAGMNKLLPACVTKVSEGMEVTTKSDRLQRYRRTIIEMLFAEGNHTCSVCVANGNCELQDLAIEMGMDHVRLAYQFPQRSVDTSHERFGIDHNRCVLCTRCVRVCDEIEGAHTWDMAGRGSKSHVITDLNQPWGTSLTCTSCGKCVNACPTGALFTKGVSVEEMKHDRGKIEFLVTAREKQQWNF, via the coding sequence ATGACAGTAAAGACTTTGACAATTGATGGGCAAATGGTCAGCGCTCACGAGCATAATACCTTATTAGAAGCAGCACAGGAGTCAGGTATACATATTCCCACACTTTGTCATTTAGATGGTGTGGGAGATGTGGGTGCTTGTCGTCTATGTTTAGTAGAAATTGCTGGGATGAATAAACTTCTACCTGCTTGTGTGACCAAGGTTTCTGAGGGGATGGAAGTCACAACTAAAAGCGATCGCCTGCAAAGGTATAGAAGAACAATTATCGAAATGCTATTTGCAGAAGGGAATCACACCTGTTCTGTATGTGTGGCTAATGGTAATTGTGAATTACAGGATTTAGCCATAGAAATGGGCATGGATCACGTGCGATTAGCTTATCAGTTCCCCCAGCGGAGTGTTGATACTTCCCATGAGAGATTTGGCATAGACCACAATCGTTGTGTTCTGTGTACTCGCTGTGTGCGGGTATGTGATGAGATTGAAGGTGCCCACACTTGGGATATGGCGGGTAGGGGGTCAAAATCCCATGTGATTACGGATTTAAATCAACCCTGGGGAACTTCTCTCACCTGTACTTCCTGTGGTAAATGTGTCAATGCTTGTCCCACTGGAGCTTTGTTTACTAAGGGTGTAAGTGTGGAAGAAATGAAACATGATCGAGGTAAAATAGAATTCTTGGTCACAGCGCGAGAGAAACAACAGTGGAACTTTTAG
- a CDS encoding universal stress protein, which produces MLHKILVALENPDQSQNIFEQALFLAQVSSSEIMLLHVLSPLEDPYLNPIFLQPETIYPSLYGETMNKYMQAWDEHKQERLKWIQSLMETAISRGVKAEMLQTVGDPGRVICEQAISWSADLIIVGRRGRRGISEVVLGSVSNYVLHHAPCSVLTIQGAIPG; this is translated from the coding sequence ATGTTGCATAAAATTTTAGTTGCTTTAGAAAATCCGGATCAAAGCCAAAATATATTTGAGCAAGCTCTATTTTTGGCTCAAGTGAGCAGTTCTGAAATCATGCTACTTCATGTTCTGTCTCCCCTAGAAGATCCCTACCTCAACCCCATATTTCTTCAACCGGAAACTATCTACCCCTCCCTGTATGGAGAAACTATGAACAAGTATATGCAGGCCTGGGATGAACATAAGCAAGAACGACTAAAATGGATCCAATCCCTAATGGAAACTGCTATTAGTAGGGGGGTAAAGGCTGAAATGCTCCAAACCGTTGGGGATCCAGGTCGTGTCATCTGTGAACAAGCTATAAGCTGGTCTGCTGACCTAATTATTGTGGGACGTAGGGGAAGAAGGGGAATCAGTGAGGTGGTTTTGGGTAGTGTGAGCAACTATGTTCTACATCATGCTCCCTGCTCAGTCCTCACTATCCAGGGTGCAATTCCCGGTTAA
- a CDS encoding NuoF family protein: protein MELHELLEIARAENSQKKPIQIRCCTAAGCLSSGSQAVKENLLTSLKAAGLEQQVEVVGVGCMRLCCQGPLVEIDENKSHKIKLYQQVTPQDAPKVIDSIKGKNTTLKQQDLQHPFFTKQLPIVLENSGRVDPERIQSYIAANGYQALYQVLREMKPAEVVEVITKSGLRGRGGAGYPTGLKWGTVAKSPGAKKFVICNADEGDPGAFMDRSVLESDPHRVLEGMAIAAYSIGANQGYIYVRAEYPIAIKRLETAIRQAQRLGVLGTNIFESPFDFKIEIRIGAGAYVCGEETALMASIEGNRGVPHPRPPYPAESGLWGYPTLINNVETFANIAPIIRNGAEWFANIGTEKSKGTKVFALAGKIRNTGLIEVPMGTTLGEIVEQMGGGIPDGGMAKAVQTGGPSGGCIPASAFTTPVDYESLSALGSMMGSGGMIVMDQTTNMVDVARFFMEFCMDESCGKCIPCRVGTVQLHDLLTKISKGKGTQNDLHLLEELCDMVKHTSLCGLGQSAPNPVFSTLRYFKEEYLALIKQ, encoded by the coding sequence ATGGAACTACATGAATTATTGGAGATTGCTAGGGCAGAAAATTCTCAGAAGAAACCTATACAAATTCGCTGTTGCACTGCTGCAGGTTGTTTGTCTTCTGGTTCCCAAGCAGTGAAGGAAAATTTATTGACATCGCTTAAAGCAGCAGGTTTGGAACAGCAGGTGGAAGTGGTAGGTGTGGGTTGCATGCGCCTTTGTTGTCAGGGTCCTTTAGTGGAGATAGATGAGAATAAAAGTCATAAAATTAAACTTTATCAACAAGTAACGCCCCAGGATGCACCAAAGGTAATTGATTCTATCAAGGGAAAAAACACCACTTTAAAACAGCAAGATTTACAACATCCGTTTTTTACTAAACAATTGCCCATTGTTTTAGAAAATAGTGGTCGGGTAGATCCAGAAAGAATTCAATCTTATATTGCAGCTAATGGTTATCAAGCTCTCTACCAAGTGCTGCGAGAAATGAAACCCGCAGAAGTAGTGGAAGTTATTACTAAAAGTGGATTAAGGGGAAGAGGTGGTGCTGGATATCCCACGGGTTTAAAATGGGGAACGGTAGCAAAATCGCCAGGTGCAAAAAAATTCGTGATTTGTAATGCGGATGAGGGAGATCCAGGCGCATTCATGGATCGTAGTGTGTTAGAAAGTGATCCCCATCGAGTTTTAGAAGGAATGGCGATCGCCGCTTATTCCATTGGTGCTAATCAAGGTTATATTTATGTGAGAGCGGAATACCCCATTGCGATTAAACGTCTGGAAACTGCCATTCGTCAAGCACAAAGGTTAGGGGTATTGGGAACAAATATTTTTGAATCACCTTTTGATTTTAAAATCGAAATTCGCATTGGTGCAGGTGCTTATGTTTGTGGTGAAGAAACCGCATTAATGGCTTCAATTGAAGGTAACCGTGGTGTTCCCCATCCTCGTCCTCCATACCCTGCTGAATCAGGTTTATGGGGTTACCCTACATTAATTAATAACGTGGAAACCTTTGCTAATATTGCTCCTATTATCAGAAATGGGGCGGAATGGTTTGCTAATATTGGCACAGAGAAAAGTAAAGGGACAAAGGTTTTCGCCCTAGCAGGTAAAATCCGGAATACAGGTTTAATTGAGGTTCCCATGGGGACAACCCTAGGGGAAATTGTGGAACAAATGGGTGGTGGTATTCCTGATGGGGGTATGGCCAAAGCGGTACAAACAGGTGGACCATCGGGAGGATGTATACCAGCATCAGCATTTACCACACCCGTAGATTATGAATCCTTGTCTGCTTTGGGTTCTATGATGGGTTCTGGGGGAATGATTGTGATGGATCAAACTACTAATATGGTAGATGTGGCACGATTCTTTATGGAGTTTTGTATGGATGAGTCCTGTGGTAAATGTATTCCCTGTAGGGTGGGAACGGTGCAACTCCATGATTTATTAACCAAGATTAGTAAGGGAAAGGGAACACAAAATGATTTACATCTGTTGGAAGAATTATGCGATATGGTGAAACACACCAGTTTATGTGGGTTAGGTCAGTCTGCACCCAATCCTGTTTTTAGCACCCTGCGCTATTTCAAAGAAGAATATTTAGCTCTAATTAAGCAATAG
- a CDS encoding phosphoribosyltransferase, with amino-acid sequence MLMKFHNRIQAGKMLGESLIDYANHENLLVLALPRGGVPVGWEIAKAVNAPLDVCIVRKIGVPGQKELAMGAIGAGGVRVFNHDIIATLGIDRDVIEKVVSQELEELKRREQTYRRNAPPIKVENKTVILVDDGIATGANIRAAIAVLKQQKPSKIVVAIPVASASTYRELESEVDEVVCLQTPEFFSAIGLWYEDFSQTSDQEVCEILGYYI; translated from the coding sequence ATGCTGATGAAATTTCATAATCGTATTCAAGCTGGAAAGATGTTAGGGGAAAGTCTAATAGATTACGCCAACCACGAAAATCTACTAGTATTAGCACTACCCCGTGGTGGTGTGCCCGTAGGTTGGGAAATTGCCAAAGCTGTGAATGCTCCCCTAGATGTTTGTATCGTCAGAAAGATTGGTGTGCCCGGACAAAAAGAATTAGCTATGGGTGCTATTGGTGCTGGGGGGGTTAGGGTATTCAATCATGATATAATTGCTACCTTGGGGATAGATAGAGATGTGATTGAAAAGGTTGTATCTCAGGAGTTGGAAGAGCTAAAGCGACGGGAACAAACATATCGAAGAAATGCTCCACCAATTAAGGTTGAAAACAAAACAGTCATTTTAGTAGATGATGGTATTGCTACCGGTGCGAATATAAGAGCAGCTATTGCTGTTCTCAAACAGCAAAAGCCCAGCAAAATTGTGGTAGCAATTCCTGTAGCATCAGCAAGTACCTATAGGGAATTGGAGTCGGAGGTAGATGAGGTAGTGTGTTTACAGACTCCTGAGTTTTTTTCAGCAATTGGATTGTGGTATGAGGATTTTTCTCAAACTAGTGACCAGGAAGTTTGTGAAATTTTAGGCTATTATATTTAG
- the hoxE gene encoding bidirectional hydrogenase complex protein HoxE: protein MKTTVPVRVNHVERGDKRLRMLDTAIKRCQYQQDALIEILHRATELFGYLELDLLLYIARELKLPPSRVYGVATFYHLFSLAPKGKHNCVVCTGTACYVKGAQGILTTLETFIQIKAGDTTPDGEISLMTARCLGACGIAPAVVFDGEVLGNQTAQSVCKKVGEWQHGTT, encoded by the coding sequence ATGAAAACCACAGTTCCAGTTCGCGTCAATCATGTTGAGCGTGGGGACAAACGTTTGAGAATGTTGGATACAGCCATCAAACGCTGTCAATATCAACAGGATGCACTGATTGAAATTCTCCATCGAGCAACGGAATTATTTGGGTATTTAGAATTAGATTTACTGCTGTATATCGCCCGTGAGTTAAAATTGCCACCTAGTCGGGTATATGGAGTAGCAACATTTTACCATTTATTTTCCTTGGCACCAAAAGGTAAACATAATTGTGTAGTTTGTACAGGTACAGCTTGTTATGTGAAAGGTGCCCAAGGAATTTTAACCACCCTGGAAACATTCATCCAAATTAAAGCGGGAGATACCACACCAGACGGAGAAATTTCCTTGATGACTGCTAGATGTTTAGGTGCTTGTGGTATTGCACCAGCAGTGGTGTTTGACGGTGAGGTTTTAGGTAATCAAACTGCACAATCAGTCTGTAAAAAAGTGGGAGAATGGCAACATGGAACTACATGA